In the Caballeronia sp. LZ062 genome, one interval contains:
- a CDS encoding polyprenyl synthetase family protein: MSSTATSSPDAAALLAPIAEDMQQVNRVIRQRLASEVMLINQISEYIIGAGGKRLRPALLLLVAGALGDTTGHRHELAAVVEFIHTATLLHDDVVDESDLRRGRKTANALFGNAASVLVGDFLYSRSFEMMVSVGQMRVMEILSVATNIISEGEVLQLLNMHDPDVDEARYMQVIRYKTAKLFEAAAQLGAVLSGSDARTEAAAAEFGRRIGTAFQIMDDWLDYTGTPESMGKNAGDDLREGKPTLPLIYLMEHGTPEQAALAREAIEQGGTDRFDTIFRAITTSGALDHTLECARKEAQAAANAISSFPASIYKESLLELCSYSTSRQS; this comes from the coding sequence ATGTCGTCCACCGCCACTTCCTCCCCCGACGCCGCCGCACTGCTTGCCCCGATCGCCGAGGACATGCAGCAGGTCAATCGCGTCATCCGGCAGCGCCTGGCATCAGAAGTGATGCTCATCAACCAGATTTCCGAGTACATTATCGGCGCGGGCGGCAAGCGGCTGCGCCCGGCGCTCTTGCTGCTCGTGGCGGGCGCACTGGGCGATACGACCGGGCATCGCCATGAACTGGCCGCCGTGGTCGAGTTCATCCACACGGCAACGCTTTTGCACGACGACGTGGTCGACGAATCGGACCTGCGCCGCGGCCGCAAGACGGCCAATGCGCTGTTCGGCAATGCGGCGAGCGTGTTGGTCGGCGATTTTCTCTATTCGCGCTCGTTCGAAATGATGGTGAGCGTCGGCCAGATGCGCGTGATGGAGATCCTGTCGGTTGCGACCAACATCATTTCCGAAGGCGAAGTGCTGCAGCTGCTCAACATGCACGACCCGGACGTGGACGAAGCGCGTTACATGCAGGTCATTCGCTACAAGACGGCGAAGCTCTTCGAGGCGGCCGCGCAACTGGGCGCGGTGCTCTCGGGTTCGGACGCGCGCACGGAAGCGGCGGCGGCGGAATTCGGCCGGCGCATCGGCACGGCGTTCCAGATCATGGACGACTGGCTGGACTACACCGGCACGCCCGAATCCATGGGCAAGAACGCCGGCGACGACCTGCGCGAAGGCAAACCCACCCTGCCGCTCATTTATTTGATGGAGCACGGCACGCCGGAACAGGCGGCACTTGCGCGCGAGGCGATCGAACAGGGCGGCACGGACCGCTTCGACACCATCTTCCGGGCGATCACCACGTCGGGCGCGCTCGACCACACGCTGGAATGCGCGCGCAAAGAAGCGCAGGCGGCGGCGAACGCAATTTCTTCATTCCCCGCTTCCATTTATAAAGAGAGCTTGCTAGAATTATGTTCTTACTCGACGTCGAGGCAGTCTTGA
- the rpmA gene encoding 50S ribosomal protein L27 yields MAHKKAGGSSRNGRDSESKRLGVKVYGGQAINAGGIIVRQRGTRMHPGENVGIGKDHTLFALTDGHVQFTTKGAAKKHTVVVVPAAA; encoded by the coding sequence ATGGCACACAAAAAAGCAGGCGGGTCTTCCCGCAACGGCCGCGATTCGGAATCGAAGCGCCTCGGCGTGAAGGTTTACGGCGGCCAGGCAATCAACGCAGGCGGCATCATCGTTCGCCAGCGCGGCACGCGCATGCACCCGGGTGAAAACGTCGGCATCGGCAAGGATCACACCTTGTTCGCGCTGACGGACGGCCACGTCCAGTTCACGACGAAGGGCGCAGCGAAGAAGCACACGGTCGTCGTCGTCCCGGCAGCAGCGTAA
- the rplU gene encoding 50S ribosomal protein L21, which yields MYAVIKTGGKQYKVAVGEKLKVEQIPADIDAEITLDQVLAVGEGESIQFGTPLVSGASVKATVVSQGRHKKVTIFKMRRRKHYQKHAGHRQNYTELRIDAINA from the coding sequence ATGTACGCGGTCATAAAAACCGGCGGCAAGCAGTACAAAGTTGCCGTTGGCGAAAAATTGAAAGTAGAACAGATACCGGCAGACATTGACGCTGAAATCACGCTCGACCAGGTTCTCGCAGTAGGCGAAGGCGAATCGATTCAGTTCGGTACGCCGCTGGTCAGTGGGGCTTCCGTCAAGGCTACCGTCGTGTCGCAAGGTCGTCACAAGAAAGTGACCATCTTCAAGATGCGTCGCCGGAAGCACTACCAAAAGCACGCTGGCCATCGCCAGAACTACACCGAACTGCGCATCGACGCGATCAACGCTTAA